GTTGTTCAAAGGCCACACCCATCTTGTCATATAtctctttcagcagcaggagagcagTATCCTCAGATTCCCTATCAGACAGGTAGAGAGAGATAGTGAGGTGGGAAAGCATTaacttcagtttaaaaaaagggaaatcaaCAACATTATATGTGATGACAGAACAAATACCAGGGCATGCATGACTCACCAGTAACAAAGATGAGACTGGATAGCAAACAGGTATTCGTTAAAGCTCTCAATTGGTTTTTCCTGAAGTACGTAGTCAATCCTCCGACCTGCATTCAACATCCCCACTTTAATCTCTGGCTGCTCGCTCCCCTCTGCTGAGACAGAGGTCTCTGCTTCTTCATACACTCCTGCACGGACAGAAGTCAAATCTGCTAAAACTGCACAGGCagacaccaaacagcagaaacaatgaTTATTGCTGGAAGCAAGTAAGATGAGACCAAATtggacagcagacagacaaaaagggAATAAGTGCTGTCGGCTGCAAACAACAATTCAAAGATAAAAGGACTTTCTAGGAAAATCTGGGTTAAATACAACACAGTGCAGTTTCATTCACCTCTGCAGTAAAACTCATTTGTGTACAACCCTAAGCAGgtacattttctaaaaaaacaaaaaacaaaaaaagcagtaaaggtgctcacacatttttttacacTTCGTGTATAACCTTTCCTAACAGTGCCAtatgaatgtaaatatatttagataATGTGCGATAGTTTTCAATCCACGTTTATTTCAAATTGAGTTGCACTATGTAGTACCTCTTACGTAAGGATGAGTCTTCTTTAAGGAATAAAGAGTGAAAAGCCTATggaaaatttgattaaaaatttaattttaattttgtggttttatctgacagaagctgtgctcCTTTCAGTGAACTGTGACAGATTAACTACTCAAGAGGGTGAGAAAAGAACAAGACATGTAGCTGCATGTCTATGACTTACTACTGATGAATGACATTAACTGCTGGTTCAGTGCCAGCAAATTACTCTTGTTACAAAAACAACTTTGATCACTACTATACCACACAGAGATTATTTGCTCAGCTCTTTCAAGGTCTTGGCTGGTTCTCTGATAATCAGGGAGGCACTCAATGATTCCATCATTCAAAGAAAGTAGCCAGAAAGGGAGACAAAGGTCTGATGCATGTGTCAGTCCATAAAAGTTTGAGGTGAAGTTGTGCTGTACAGCTGGAATAACGCTGTTAGCAATTATGGGAGGGTGGAACAGAGGAGTAGTAAGGGCCTGCAGCAATAATGACTTATGTTGCATAAGGTACATATTTTTGATCGTGGAGATAGCTGACATCTGGCAAAGCAAACCATAGAAGCTTAAGGAGTTATTTTGAATCAATACTAGAGGTAAAGCAGCATATTTCCTTTGGGCTTCTTGcttaaataatataatttttttaaaccagggAAATTAAGTATGAAGGCTCTTTGAAGTACAGTGGTATTACGCTCATATGCTTTCTGTGAATTGTGCAAGTTTACGGAAAGGTCTCAGGTAGGAAACACCAACCATTTTGCAAAGCAGTAAGTGATACCTGGAAAGACTTAATTTacttgctttttcatttattctagCCAAGTGGCTAACTTGGCTTACCTTGGAAGTAATGCTTATGAAGGGCCCTCGGCCACTCCAGTATTTTAGTCCAAAAATCagcacttttttcttcttgcttaGCAGAAGCAGTGACTGTTGCTGAAGCTGAGGTTCAAGATAAAGTGGTAAGAAATGGAAGGCGGTAGGAGATGGAGGTGGGGGGTTACAACATGCAGAGAATGACATGAGGAGTATGAAGAGACGGGGTTAGATACACTCTTCAGTCCActcctggacacacacacacacacacacacacaaatacaaacataagTGCTTGTTCACCCTGTATCTCTTCAAGGTTTCTCTCTGTTGtagcttctccttctccttccacTGGGGGCAGTGCAGCGACTGGTAGTCTGGCAAAAGACTGCCACGCTGTCCGTAATGATCCCAATACATTGTTTTTCAAATCCATACTCATACGAGTCAAACTGTCCTTTAGTTCTacaagacaaagagaaataGAGATTAGTGTTAACCATAAACTCACGTGACTATATTGTTAAACAAAGACAAGGATACAGACAAAGAGTCATACCCAGGTGCATCCTTTTGCGGCCTTTATGGTGAGGTATTAACATAGGCTCCAGATCTGCCTCCGAAATAATCATTGGCTCGATCCGATAGGCCACAGGGTCATACTATGCAGCAACAAAGgggaagaaattaaaaaagtttTGAATTAAAAGTCTCATTTGTGATGGAAGAAAAATGCTGTACTTGTGGTCAAGAAAGAATGGTGTTATTCTGAATGGGCTGAATGGGCAGCAAATATGTGATTACTTACTGGGTGATAGATGTTATAAAAACTTTTGCAGGTTGGGAAGGTGTAGTTTGGATCGATACGTTTAAGCCCTCGAACGGTCAGAAACATTCCAATGGGTGAGCCAAATGCAAAAAACGTCTGAGGGTGGAATGCCAACTGTGGATATTCAATGGATACCTGGACAGAGAAGGCAGGCTCAGAAAAATATGTGGTACTAGACATCCAGTAAGACCAAAGGGAGTGACAAAATCAGGATCTGATCAAATCACTGAGACAAGCATTTGTTGAGAGGGCATGTGACAGCAAGTAGGACTCATGCAGGAtgagcacagacagacaatgcAGTGTTGGATTGTATGAGTCAATGGGAAAGACACAAATCACAGAATAATGTGACTTCTCCCTCGGAACTCCGTGGCTCATAAAATAGCTACGAACAATCAGCTGCCTTGAATTTTCACTATCATGTCTGGACTGTATATGAGGGACTCCAGGTACAGTGTGTACAGTGTGATCAAAGAGAGCTACTGACAAATCCTGATAGCACTGGACACTATGTGAGACACACCTGTCCCTTGGCTATGTTTCCATTGGTCTGTCCAGGCAGGCAGGGGGTGGAAGAGAAGCAGGAACTTGAAGCATGAAAGCTTTCAGCTACTTGTTCTCCCAACCACAAACAATCGAACTGAATTTGTATGCTTGTGTGCTACCTGTCCAATGCCCACGTCGAAGTATTCATAGTCTACAGCACTGGTGATAGACTGCGTCCTGTGGAAGTGGGTCTGCTCCTGCATCAATCCTGGTGACTTGTTACCATCATGATCAGTGTTCACTTGAGGTGGGACCTGCAACCCTGAAGCTAGACGTACTGTTGTTGTCTTACAATCCTGTTTAGAGTGAGGAGTAAAAGTGTCTGAATGATTTATACTTTGCTTATTTGTAAAAAGCCCACAGTCAGGAACTTAAAGATATGAATTTCATGCAAACAGCCATTGTCTACGCTGTTATCTACCAAATGATGAAAAGTCCCCATCAAAGAGGAACTGATTGTATTTAAAGTAGATAAAGTAGATCTGTGAAGTAACACGAAACGTTTGCCTGTGTCTGACCTCTGGAAGCCATTTCCTCTTCACATAGTTCAGGATTTTCTTCCGAGGTCCAAGAGGAATTCCTAAAACCTTTAGATCACTGTCATGGCAAAGAGCCTgataggggggaaaaaaatagtcaAGGTTTCAACTATGCATGATACTTGAAATTTTAGCTAATTGTCTGTGTCTTACCAGTGATTCTAAGTCGAGGTTTTCTGCCAGCAGGGTATCGAGGAACTGCTGTAGACCCAGTCTGGTCAGAGTCTGCTCCAGAGTGTCACTGTTCAGATGACATGGCTCACCAGAAGGCTCCTTCAGCACAGAGAAGGATGTTAAGTCTACATGCATAGAAATACTGTTATCTGTATACTGGTGTTGATGATCTTTTTATTGTGACTGCCATCATACCCCCTCTCTGGCGTCTGATGCAGTCCTTTGATTGGTTAGCAAGTCAAAGAGGATCAGCGAACCTATGAAGACAAAGTTAAGATCTTGAAACTCAGGACTTTTATCATCCACTTTTCCGTGACCGTGTGCATGTTTCTGCATTTCTAACCCAGGCTATGGCCCACTACTGAAACCGCCCCACTGAATTCTGGGTGTCTCTGTTTAAAGAGGGCATGCAGTCTGTTGATTTCTGAAGATACTGTGTCCACTATGGTCTGACAGTAAGTGGGGCTGTTATAGAAAAACAGGTCCAGCAGTGTGTCATTGGTGAAATGTCTGAGTCTGCTGATGCTGGGAAGCGTGATTCTCTGGATGTCCCTAGAAagtgaagaaggaaagagaaagtaaTACACATGTATCCAGAGTTTGACAATTTTTGACACCTAATCAAGACATGCGTTTTGTGCACTCTTTCTTCATACTTACTCATCCACTCCAGTGGCATCCCCATGCAGAGCACTGTGCCAGTTGACTGGGAGGAACTCAACTCTGCCCACCAGGCCATCCTGCTGAGCTCGCTTATAATGTGAGCCCAGGAGGGACAGGGAAGCATTCCTGAAGTCATTTACTAAAGACAGATGACAGGGAGTCAAcaatacacataaatacatacatatacataaataacaaatatacacaaacacctACCACACTGTATGATGGATCTGAAGCGCAAATCACACGCAGGACCAATCCCATGCACCATGAAGACAAGGTGGTCCACCTTTTCAGGTTCCACTAAAAACACACCAAATTGAAATGAGAACCAACTGTGGTTTATCCTCTTTCTGAAAGGTGACTTATATCCCAGATTACTACACACATACCATCTGGTATTTCTACAGAGATATTGTCCACACCCCTCTTGACTGTTCGAGGTCGAGTGTGCTCTGAGGGGGAGGACACCCACTCATCCTGCAATCCTATTGGCTGATACTGCATTATCAGCTGAGTGGGGAACGGGCAAATGAAAGGTTGGGAGAccagtgagaggaaaaagttCACATATTCTCTTGTGGTGATGTTTGGTCATGCATTTAGTCTGTTCATGGTGATATTTTAACAGCAGGGCTTACTTTGGGATTGTGTAAGATAACAGTCTCTCCAGTGGGAAAATCCAATTTTCTCTTCCATTCATCTAAGGTCACTGCTATCATATAAGCATCCTGAAAAAGTGGAGGAGGCATGATGAAGGAATCAAAGACCAACAAATAAAGAGTAACAGAGAAACATACCAAGTTGTGTAGAAAACATAGTCAAAAGTTGTAGGAATGCCTGGTGTGCTGTTGCTAGTTCAGCATTGTATAAGACTACCTCTAAACTTTGGCTGAAGTCCTCTGGGTAAGGCATGAACCTGATGTCTTTATCTCCTTTGTAGAACCAGGTACAGCGGCGGACTTCAGTGGGACCTTGTTCCCAGTAAACAGCATAACGCTTCCTCTCCTTGACATGCACATCATACCGCTCTCCATCCACAGctaccaccacctcctcctctttctctcttgctggAAATTAAAGTATGAATATGCCAGAGATTAGAGTGCTTCTGGAGGAGGACCAATGTATGAAAAACTTGGTAACTGGTAAAGAAGTTACTTTTCAAGATAGACTCAATCATTCACACttaaaagaaatggaaatttACATAATATCGATGTACTTAATGATTCCTGCATCCCGTCTCACTTTAGATTCATATTTTCacgaagagagagaagaagtcTGGTCAAGTTTTAAATCTTCTCCTACTCATATCTCAAGGTCCTTTTCATAttgagcaggtctagaccatAGTCCATATTATTAAATGGAGTACTTATATAGAATGCAAGTCATATCTCAGAACGGTCTACAATTGATTTACTGCAGCTTTTATTGGTTTTCCTTTGAATGAAGTATGTGTTTGCTATTGTGGGTATTCAATATGTTACAAGAATAGTCCCATGCACAAAATCTGTAAAACATTATCTTAAAGTGCTTGTAATTTTATGAATCAAATACTGTCTCTCAGTTCAGAAATATGAATACCATGAAAAAAtacatgtttgggtttttttaaggAGCTGATCTAATGTAATTATGTTGTATGTTATCATATATTTACAGTAATGACTTagtgatgaaactgaaaataaacttCAACTTGCCGATAAAGTGCTACTAACAGTGGGCATGTCCTGTCAGGAGAATTGAAGCACCTAGTGGGCCTCAGGCCAGTGTTGGCAATAGtattgttttgacattttatgcTTCTCACACCTATTTATAGCAGGCTCAttaatttctctcatttcaCACACTTACCCTGATAAACCActtaaaacaaatgcacaggCAATCTCTGATGTACACATAAAATATACAGACCCTCTCACCAGTGTTGTTGGCTCTTTCAAGTTTGTCAGAGTCTTCTCTGCTGAAAGGGTGCCAGGAGGTGTTGTCATCAGCACGTCGGCAGAAGAACCAGTGAGGTTGCACTTCTTTATAAGGAGCTGGGACCGACTCCATGTCAAGCATTTCAAAGGAAGATGTGGAAGAAGGAGAAGCCTCATCCACTGGAACCGAAACCTGGAGAAAAATTATACCGACATTGTCCAGATGCTAAATCAGCTTCTTCATGGCAGAAATACTGATCAATTAGAgagataaaaaatatatttgttataAACTGCAAGCCCTTTAACTCTGACTTCTCCACAGGAGTCGGAGCTAAATCTGTATCCTTGTGTTAAATTCCTATCAAGGAACCTGACACCATCACACAGAGCAAAAGACACTTGGACAGGAAAGGATCAGGCCTCCTATTGGCCAGCAACACAAAGCcctgttttattctttcttccTATACAAGCTGTCACTTCTCGCTGCTACTCTTACAGCTACAGCTGTGTCAGTTTTGCATCTACCTTACTGGTAGAATCATCCTATTTTCTCAGTAGCAATTTCCCTCTCAATGGAATGTAAGGtgtaaaccctaaccctttgctTGGTATGCAAAGGGAGCACCTTTCCTAAGAATaaaatttgtttatatttgtgatTGTAATTCCTTCCAACATACACCTTGCTCAACAGGTTTGCAGCACAGTGTATGTTTTGCTGAATGTCAtacgacaaaaaaaaatcctttagcCACAAACCCAGAGTAAACCTGCTCATGCGATTTATATGATTCTTAATAATTCTGTCGAGATACATGTATATTTCTAGCTCATTGTTGGCAAGAGGACAAGCACAAGCTTGAAACGCCATACTTACCTCTTTTGGTCTGTGTGCTGTGTCTAAAAATGTACAATGTGTAAAAGTGAGACAGTATGTAACTTCCTGTAACCTCCACAAGCTTGCCATTTCTTCCTTACCCTATTAATATTCACAAAGGGGAACACAATGcagcagctgtttctgtctgacaggGCACAGGCACAGTCCATCATTGTTTACTTTCTCATTTGTTAATCAGATTCAATGAGCAGTGAATGCTTGTTTAAGGCCTTGCAATGGATCATCTGATAACAGGATTTTTGTTCATGTACTAAAGTTGCTGAGTGATATCTGTTCCCTCATTAACTGTGATGATTATAAGAGAAAACATATGTGTACTTTAATCCAAGGGCAGGACCAAAGTTGCTATCTGTGGCCCTGCAGCTCACAGCTCACAAGGGGGAGGACAATAGGACtagaaataatattaatacatgTAAAGCTAAACATCATCTATTCACACCACTGATTTATTGTAAACAGAGACTGAAATATATTCTCTTATGGCACTAacctaaaatgtttttaataaaacctgtgaaactttctttctttcttctataTTCCTGTACTGTGTCAAAGTTGGCTTCACATCTCTATGTTTTCCTCATTCATCTTGAATTtagggtaaccctaacccaaccttTAACCCAACCGGTGCCGTCTGACTATAATCTCACCTCATCCCCGTTTAGTTCTGCAGAGAGCTTTTGTGCATCAGCAATGTTACTTAAACTCACAAACATGACACATGAAGCCTCACCTGATCCTCAGGTGATTTCCCCGTAGCCTCAGTCTGTGAGGGCTTTTCTTCAGTGTTGACGTTTGGGGCAGCCTGAGAAAGACCCCCCTCTGTACCAGGACTGAAGGACATTAGTCCAGGATCAGACCCCAGCCGTCAGCTCTGACCCAGGGAGGGACGAGGAGTGCACACAAACCCAGGACCTCCAGCAACCCAGCTGCACAATGAATGAGGACACACTGGGCTTAGACACCATCACACCAATCAAGTAGAAAGCATGCTGTAATCTGTCACCTGATTCCGATGACGTGGTGGAGACACGAAACCGAATCTGATGAAACTATGGCATCAATCTATCATTTCTAATCTGTTATCGATGACGTTTAAAGCAACCGGACATGTAAACAATGTGTCAGCTAAACGCTAGCCGTCAATGACAGGGGTGTATTGTCAGATGGggtggcatatatatatatatatttatatgcggtatgctggggaaaaaaaagaaacaagtcGATGTTGACGGTATTccgtctgttgttgttgttgttgttgttgtgaattCAGTTTAACTGACGTAATAAACAGTTGTCGGGGCTAAAGATGCTGGCTAAAGGCTCGTGCTAGCCGGATGATGGTGGTTGAAGGGGACGTTGGTCACACGAACATCGGTAAGTGGTTCACCTCGACTCACCGACAGCTCCGCAGACATGCAGACGGCCTGTTTACACTCGGACGGCTTTCTTCTCCAGCTAACAGTTAGCACTGTCAGCCTGCTGTCAGACGGTGAAACTTCACAATCACCTCGGAGATTTCAAGCTTCGCAGATTAACGTCCCCCTTCccttccaaaaaacaaaaaaaaaaaaaaaaaagaaaaagaaaaagaaaaaggacaacgTGAAATTTTGAAAGGTAAGATACGTGAACACAGCGTCTGGTTACCGTTTACAGAATAAATATAACgtattttcttcagctctgtaACACAAAATAACGACAGCATTTATGACAAAACACAGCCCGGAACACGGAAAGGcgacagaaacaaaaagttttATATTTACGAGGAGTATTTTAAGGCAGCACACGACACCACGGCGTCCCCGTGTCACCGCCCCCAGATATTGACCTGACGTCAGCAGTGGCTCATTATTtctgcacacatgcaaatatgCTGGAGAGCACGACGTATTTACTTTGTAGTTGCTGTGTAATAAGGTCCACGTACACCGAATTACACCATGCATGAGTTGCTTGCAATGTGTCACAGATGGTTAGATACACATAAGGCCTCAGGTTTATTTCATGGCATCCTCCTGTCCCGCCTAAGACACTAATCTTCCCCGGTATGACAGGAATCATGTCAACACAGggtgtacatttttttttatgatagcTCAAACACAGAGCCACCCTTCTGTCCCCAcggttgtgttttcagctgaatCTGACTTCTCTATCACAAGTGTGACATAGAGACATACACCCGTTGAGGAAACCCCACCAACATCCAGTCTGCACCGTTAAACATGTTCATAGATGAACTTGGCATTCGAAACTCGAAACAGTAGTTGGTCAAGCCACTTTTCCAGCATACAGCTGCACAATCACCACTTCTGTTCCAGGATTTgtggaaaaagagggagggggagtgaAACATGCCAGAGGAAGGAAGAGCAAGGAGAACCTTAGTGCTTTGACACACCCAGTCCAACAAAAGTGAGACACATGAAGGGAGTAATGAGCAATGAGTGGGTGTGGCCTTTCAACACAGGGGGGGAATAGATAAACTGAGTTTACTTTGTGAAAGGGGGCAAGAGTCACAATCCTGAGCACTCACTTTCTTTCACTCGGGTGAGCTTACCAGGAATCCAGCACCATATTTCCACTCACTCTCTCCCTAACTCTTCCAACAGTCTGAAGCACTGAAGGGGGAGTAACCTCCAGAAGAGAGAAGTGAAAACAAAGCTCAGAGGACagtacagggaaaaaaaacccagctaCTTCAACACGCAGCAATGAAAGACAAAGTaaggcgaggaggaggaagaaatcaGGCTAAAACTGGTAAGGAAGCaatgtgttttcttgttctctctccccttttgatccttccttttccttttttattcgCCTGGTGCGTTCCTCCCTGCAGAATGTGAGGAGGGTGGGAGATTTAGCACTGCTCTGCTGCCCTAAACCTGGCTTGTGCTATTCACTGCTTTCACCAACTTTTTGGCCACTTGGAGATCCAACTCTGCACTTCTAACTTTCTATGGTAAATGGATATTTGCTCAAAGTGGGTGTACGAGAAATTCCCCATAAGAACCACAAATTGCACCCTCTTTTGATGTTCATCTGAAATCATATTCATCTTATATAGTCTTATGTATAATTCAGTTCTAGCCACATTTGCCTGCCTTGTAATTGTTTCACCTTTTGCCAAACTTTTTAATGGGTATGGCAACATTTATCCAGTGCCACTGCACCTCTATAGGGCAGGATGACTGAATTATTGAAAACCCTCCCCccaaaagaggaaaggaaaaaaaaataaactaatcaACAGTACAAAACAATACAGTTTTCTGTTGTGTTAAGCCTGGAGCTCAAAAAGAGGCTGATGGCTCCAAGCTCACAACGAGGATGGGCCTATTCCCAGCCAATCACAAACAGAGTtgctatattttctttttggtagCCCTCCAGTAGCAAAGTGGTCCCAGACTGACAACATAAACTGGGTATTTACTGTGGAACGGACTAAAATCTTCAGAGaattttctgctttgctttatACATGTCAAACGTATGAGCAAGCTCTACTGACAAGTTGAAAGTTTGTTAGTTTATGTATTCAACATTCTGCTGTTTAAACATGCCAGCGTTGGGTGTGGTTGACCTTTTTACTCTGAGATGACATGAGGGCCAGTAGGCAAATTCAACAGGTTTAGTCACACTGCAGATTGAGGAACGCGCTGGGTCCTGCTCTCCCTCTGGttatacctgtgtgtgtgtgtgtaaaaaaaaaaaaaaaaaggacacacctcactttctctttttttttttcatttttccaaattCCAATTCATTCTCGCCCTCAGGCGGTCTCACACAAGATCCTCAGACAGGACTTCCAGACGATTCTACACTAGATCAGAACATAATAAGTCATAATTATAACTGGTTATTCATTCAATTGTCTGGAACAACTTCAGCCCTTTCGGAGAACATTGAGAGTGGAAAGCAGAAAAGCAAGTCAAGATTATTTTTCTTGTCCATTGCAGGGCTCTGTGATTACTCTAAGGTTTGTTTCTCTTACTTTCCCCTCAAACAGCTGTAATCAGCATGACTGAAGGAAAGAATGCTGGTGGTATAAAGCACCAAGAGGACACTTCATTCCCTGTGAAGATCCAGGGAGCAGGAGTTGAGCCATTTGAGCTGCAGGTACAAAGTGGA
The nucleotide sequence above comes from Echeneis naucrates chromosome 9, fEcheNa1.1, whole genome shotgun sequence. Encoded proteins:
- the ddhd2 gene encoding phospholipase DDHD2 isoform X2, which gives rise to MSFSPGTEGGLSQAAPNVNTEEKPSQTEATGKSPEDQVSVPVDEASPSSTSSFEMLDMESVPAPYKEVQPHWFFCRRADDNTSWHPFSREDSDKLERANNTGERCEEVVVAVDGERYDVHVKERKRYAVYWEQGPTEVRRCTWFYKGDKDIRFMPYPEDFSQSLEDAYMIAVTLDEWKRKLDFPTGETVILHNPKLIMQYQPIGLQDEWVSSPSEHTRPRTVKRGVDNISVEIPDVEPEKVDHLVFMVHGIGPACDLRFRSIIQCVNDFRNASLSLLGSHYKRAQQDGLVGRVEFLPVNWHSALHGDATGVDEDIQRITLPSISRLRHFTNDTLLDLFFYNSPTYCQTIVDTVSSEINRLHALFKQRHPEFSGAVSVVGHSLGSLILFDLLTNQRTASDAREGEPSGEPCHLNSDTLEQTLTRLGLQQFLDTLLAENLDLESLALCHDSDLKVLGIPLGPRKKILNYVKRKWLPEDCKTTTVRLASGLQVPPQVNTDHDGNKSPGLMQEQTHFHRTQSITSAVDYEYFDVGIGQVSIEYPQLAFHPQTFFAFGSPIGMFLTVRGLKRIDPNYTFPTCKSFYNIYHPYDPVAYRIEPMIISEADLEPMLIPHHKGRKRMHLELKDSLTRMSMDLKNNVLGSLRTAWQSFARLPVAALPPVEGEGEATTERNLEEIQGVYEEAETSVSAEGSEQPEIKVGMLNAGRRIDYVLQEKPIESFNEYLFAIQSHLCYWESEDTALLLLKEIYDKMGVAFEQPQQ
- the ddhd2 gene encoding phospholipase DDHD2 isoform X1; protein product: MSFSPGTEGGLSQAAPNVNTEEKPSQTEATGKSPEDQVSVPVDEASPSSTSSFEMLDMESVPAPYKEVQPHWFFCRRADDNTSWHPFSREDSDKLERANNTAREKEEEVVVAVDGERYDVHVKERKRYAVYWEQGPTEVRRCTWFYKGDKDIRFMPYPEDFSQSLEDAYMIAVTLDEWKRKLDFPTGETVILHNPKLIMQYQPIGLQDEWVSSPSEHTRPRTVKRGVDNISVEIPDVEPEKVDHLVFMVHGIGPACDLRFRSIIQCVNDFRNASLSLLGSHYKRAQQDGLVGRVEFLPVNWHSALHGDATGVDEDIQRITLPSISRLRHFTNDTLLDLFFYNSPTYCQTIVDTVSSEINRLHALFKQRHPEFSGAVSVVGHSLGSLILFDLLTNQRTASDAREGEPSGEPCHLNSDTLEQTLTRLGLQQFLDTLLAENLDLESLALCHDSDLKVLGIPLGPRKKILNYVKRKWLPEDCKTTTVRLASGLQVPPQVNTDHDGNKSPGLMQEQTHFHRTQSITSAVDYEYFDVGIGQVSIEYPQLAFHPQTFFAFGSPIGMFLTVRGLKRIDPNYTFPTCKSFYNIYHPYDPVAYRIEPMIISEADLEPMLIPHHKGRKRMHLELKDSLTRMSMDLKNNVLGSLRTAWQSFARLPVAALPPVEGEGEATTERNLEEIQGVYEEAETSVSAEGSEQPEIKVGMLNAGRRIDYVLQEKPIESFNEYLFAIQSHLCYWESEDTALLLLKEIYDKMGVAFEQPQQ